From Aquificaceae bacterium, a single genomic window includes:
- a CDS encoding polysaccharide deacetylase family protein, with product MTRRDFLFTAASWLFLGTRIRTAPAFEALSIPVLMYHDISNHYKDGYTVSPSLFYSHMEYLYQNSYISVFPEELNRFDKSRKLFMLTFDDGYLSFMDYAFPVLRDYGFKAIINVIGAYVGSYYNFNGKRPTLSWDDYRFLISSGLVRVGYHGYDIHVTNWVNRFTPEQLRLDSMKFLDKLNKELGTSTDIFAAPYGQYSERHLDVLRKLGFKYFFTSEERLFGMTDMAIPRLNINNSIDLVSFSQYIGGDRS from the coding sequence ATGACAAGAAGAGATTTTCTATTTACGGCAGCCTCTTGGCTCTTTCTGGGAACCAGAATCAGGACAGCCCCAGCTTTCGAAGCCCTGAGCATTCCTGTACTAATGTACCATGATATATCAAACCATTATAAGGATGGTTATACGGTTTCTCCTTCTCTTTTCTACTCTCATATGGAATACCTGTATCAGAACAGCTATATTTCTGTTTTTCCTGAAGAGCTCAACAGATTTGATAAAAGTAGAAAGTTATTTATGCTTACATTTGATGATGGCTATCTTTCTTTCATGGATTACGCCTTTCCAGTTCTCAGAGATTATGGTTTTAAGGCAATCATAAACGTTATAGGCGCTTATGTAGGAAGCTATTACAACTTTAACGGTAAAAGACCTACATTGAGCTGGGATGATTATAGGTTTCTCATATCATCCGGTCTTGTCAGGGTGGGATATCATGGTTACGACATACATGTGACAAACTGGGTCAACAGGTTCACTCCGGAACAGCTCAGGCTAGATTCCATGAAGTTTTTAGATAAGTTAAATAAAGAGCTTGGAACGTCTACTGACATTTTTGCTGCGCCATACGGACAATACTCGGAGAGACATCTGGATGTTCTCAGAAAACTTGGCTTTAAATACTTCTTCACTTCTGAAGAAAGACTGTTTGGAATGACGGATATGGCTATACCCAGACTCAACATAAACAATTCAATAGACCTTGTTTCCTTCTCGCAATACATTGGAGGTGATAGATCATGA
- a CDS encoding tetratricopeptide repeat protein, with the protein MNLKKLLELGYTALQKGHNQEAVNIFRLALQKASNKEETGDAYYGLGLAMYNLGDMHTARWALYKSLEANNSDKVLKMLEIVEKYITSLNKVSLREKSIFRTADDYIQIMRGGKWESFFILGVNIGLGLPGYFPGEYPIKMGTYLRWFKLIYELGANTIRVYTLQNPDFYRALYEFNKDGIKLYLLQGIWYEPPEKGALDDRDFMGKVLQDIREVVDAVHGHLELKESYGKPHGVYTADVSGCLIGYLFGREPEACMVNKYNEKRLRKKEDYYGKFLYILNGEPFEVWNVKVCYYILSYQQEVYGHTSLVSITNWPTLDPLEHHSESSYEEELKAMGQEVADVCSENEDMETLDTSKIRCTGETCFFSSYHVYPYYPDFMVNDYLQSETPYLDYLRELKTHHKGQPVVIAEFGVPTSRESAHWQQGGLNHGGHDEVQQGRYLIQKLEEIKKAGMAGAIIFSWFDEWYKVNWLFQPYYNPKDRKSLWFNIRDPEENYGLVAVYPGYPGKTCTLSGNLGEWVNSETLYSKEKGIRYYSFGDDGDGGRTLVGVRVKRDEGFIYLALETAGEIDFLEACYIVAINVAGPDKGEYLLPFNTKLTLPMGVQFLMHICGKGKSRILVQHTYDRFTNYGSGKTLSVESAQGAFIPMYFLTNRRRFNKELRKTYPARHHAVSPLRMGSLNPDRKDYNSLADFNVNGNLIELRIPYCLINFSDPSSRNIIWWDGKVKSLETDGVRFIVLSYKPKKDNFNLAEETRKPYNITDMLPYPLSFEKIKTYSWESWSTPLYHEYLKKSYYILKKHIRSRG; encoded by the coding sequence ATGAATTTAAAGAAACTCCTTGAATTGGGCTACACAGCCTTACAAAAAGGTCATAATCAGGAGGCAGTAAACATATTTAGGCTTGCACTTCAGAAAGCTTCTAATAAGGAGGAAACAGGTGATGCTTATTACGGGTTAGGGCTGGCAATGTATAATCTGGGGGATATGCATACTGCGAGGTGGGCTCTATACAAAAGCCTTGAAGCTAATAACTCCGATAAAGTCTTAAAGATGCTGGAAATAGTTGAAAAATATATCACCAGTTTGAATAAGGTAAGCCTCCGAGAAAAATCAATTTTTAGAACTGCGGATGACTATATTCAGATAATGAGGGGAGGTAAATGGGAAAGCTTCTTTATCTTGGGGGTTAACATTGGACTTGGACTACCAGGCTATTTCCCCGGGGAGTATCCTATAAAAATGGGTACCTATCTCAGATGGTTCAAACTTATTTATGAACTCGGTGCAAATACCATAAGGGTTTATACATTACAAAATCCAGACTTTTACAGAGCGCTTTATGAGTTTAATAAAGATGGCATTAAACTCTACCTTTTGCAGGGTATATGGTATGAGCCACCTGAAAAGGGTGCTTTGGATGACAGAGATTTTATGGGCAAGGTTTTGCAGGATATAAGAGAAGTTGTAGACGCGGTCCATGGACATCTTGAACTTAAGGAATCTTATGGAAAACCGCATGGTGTTTATACAGCCGATGTTTCTGGATGTCTTATAGGATACTTATTCGGTAGAGAGCCAGAGGCATGCATGGTTAATAAATACAATGAAAAAAGATTGAGAAAGAAGGAGGACTATTACGGAAAGTTCCTGTACATACTTAACGGCGAACCTTTTGAGGTCTGGAACGTAAAAGTGTGTTATTATATACTTTCATATCAGCAAGAGGTATATGGGCACACAAGCTTGGTTTCTATAACAAATTGGCCTACGCTTGACCCATTAGAACATCATTCAGAATCGAGTTACGAAGAGGAACTTAAGGCTATGGGTCAAGAGGTGGCAGATGTGTGTTCGGAGAATGAGGATATGGAAACGCTCGATACCAGCAAGATAAGATGCACAGGAGAAACCTGCTTCTTCTCCAGTTACCATGTCTATCCTTACTATCCCGATTTCATGGTTAATGACTATCTTCAATCAGAAACTCCATACTTGGACTATTTAAGAGAACTTAAAACTCATCATAAAGGACAGCCCGTGGTTATAGCTGAGTTTGGCGTGCCCACCAGCAGGGAGTCAGCCCACTGGCAACAGGGAGGTTTAAATCATGGCGGACATGATGAAGTTCAGCAGGGTAGATATCTGATTCAGAAGCTGGAAGAAATAAAAAAAGCAGGTATGGCAGGCGCCATAATCTTTTCGTGGTTTGATGAGTGGTATAAAGTTAACTGGTTATTTCAGCCTTACTATAATCCAAAAGATAGAAAATCCCTCTGGTTTAATATAAGAGATCCCGAGGAAAATTACGGACTTGTTGCCGTGTATCCAGGCTACCCAGGTAAGACATGCACACTGTCCGGCAATCTAGGAGAGTGGGTAAATTCAGAAACCCTTTATTCTAAGGAAAAGGGTATACGATACTACAGCTTTGGAGATGATGGAGATGGAGGAAGAACACTAGTAGGTGTAAGAGTCAAGAGGGATGAAGGCTTTATCTATCTAGCGCTGGAGACGGCAGGTGAGATAGATTTTTTAGAAGCCTGTTATATTGTAGCAATAAATGTTGCAGGTCCAGACAAGGGCGAATATCTGCTCCCCTTTAATACGAAGTTGACCTTACCTATGGGCGTTCAGTTTCTCATGCATATATGTGGTAAGGGGAAAAGTAGAATACTGGTGCAGCACACTTACGACAGATTTACCAACTATGGTTCAGGGAAAACATTGTCCGTAGAATCCGCGCAGGGTGCATTTATACCCATGTATTTCTTGACAAATAGAAGGAGATTTAATAAGGAGCTTAGAAAAACATATCCAGCGAGGCATCATGCAGTAAGTCCGCTAAGAATGGGTTCCCTCAATCCCGATAGAAAGGACTATAACAGCCTAGCAGATTTTAATGTGAACGGAAATCTCATAGAACTTAGAATACCTTACTGCCTTATAAATTTTTCTGACCCAAGTTCTAGGAACATAATTTGGTGGGATGGTAAAGTAAAGAGTTTAGAAACAGATGGAGTGCGGTTTATTGTGTTATCTTACAAACCAAAGAAAGATAATTTCAATCTTGCCGAAGAAACAAGAAAACCATATAACATAACAGACATGCTTCCATACCCCCTGTCCTTTGAAAAGATAAAAACCTATAGTTGGGAAAGCTGGAGTACCCCCCTCTATCATGAGTATCTGAAAAAAAGTTACTACATACTCAAGAAACATATTAGGAGTCGAGGATGA